From Acidimicrobiia bacterium, a single genomic window includes:
- a CDS encoding methylmalonyl-CoA mutase family protein: MNGEVRSEAGIPLATSYGPGDLPRPEELPSPGTFPFTRGNFADGYRGRLWTIRQYSGFGTPEESNARYRYLLDQGGTGLSVALDLPTQCGYDSDHPDVEEEVGRVGVALDTLADAEILFDGIPLDAISTSFTINGTAAILLAFYVAVGEKQGVDRAELRGTIQNDILKEYVSRGTWIWPPRPSLRLIADTIEFCAQDVPRFNAISVAGAHFRDAGANAAQEMAFTLMDGITYCDEVIARGRMTIDEFAPQVSFFFYTHGDFFEEIAKYRAGRRRWARIVRERYGAKDDRSCMFRVGCVAGGASLYAPQAHNNIVRVAYEAMASVLGGVQSMFTAAWDEPFAIPTEESATLALRTQQILAYETGVAKVADPLGGSYYVEALTDAMEERVVEIMDDLERQGGMVKAIEEGVLQRMISEQ; this comes from the coding sequence GTGAACGGTGAGGTCCGCAGCGAGGCCGGGATCCCGCTCGCCACGAGCTACGGGCCCGGGGACCTCCCGCGGCCGGAGGAGCTGCCGTCCCCCGGGACGTTCCCCTTCACCCGGGGCAACTTCGCCGACGGCTACCGGGGCCGGCTCTGGACGATCCGCCAGTACTCGGGCTTCGGGACGCCGGAGGAATCCAACGCGCGGTACCGGTACCTGCTCGACCAGGGCGGCACCGGGCTGTCGGTCGCGCTCGACCTCCCGACCCAGTGCGGCTACGACTCCGACCATCCCGACGTCGAGGAGGAGGTCGGCCGGGTCGGTGTCGCGCTCGACACCCTCGCCGACGCGGAGATCCTGTTCGACGGCATCCCGCTCGACGCGATCAGCACGAGCTTCACGATCAACGGGACCGCCGCGATCCTGCTCGCCTTCTACGTCGCGGTCGGGGAGAAGCAGGGCGTCGACCGGGCCGAGCTGCGCGGCACCATCCAGAACGACATCCTCAAGGAGTACGTGAGCCGCGGCACGTGGATCTGGCCGCCGCGCCCGTCGTTGCGGTTGATCGCCGACACGATCGAGTTCTGCGCGCAGGACGTTCCCCGCTTCAACGCGATCTCCGTCGCGGGCGCGCACTTCCGCGACGCGGGCGCGAACGCGGCGCAGGAGATGGCGTTCACGCTCATGGACGGCATCACGTACTGCGACGAGGTGATCGCGCGCGGTCGCATGACGATCGACGAGTTCGCACCGCAGGTGTCGTTCTTCTTCTACACGCACGGCGACTTCTTCGAGGAGATCGCGAAGTACCGCGCTGGCCGCCGGCGCTGGGCGCGGATCGTCCGGGAGCGCTACGGCGCGAAAGACGACCGCTCGTGCATGTTCAGGGTCGGTTGCGTGGCGGGTGGCGCGTCGCTGTACGCGCCACAGGCGCACAACAACATCGTCCGCGTCGCGTACGAGGCGATGGCGTCGGTGCTCGGCGGCGTGCAGTCGATGTTCACCGCCGCGTGGGACGAGCCCTTCGCCATCCCCACCGAGGAGTCGGCCACCCTCGCCCTGCGGACACAGCAGATCCTGGCCTACGAGACCGGCGTGGCCAAGGTGGCCGATCCCCTCGGCGGCTCGTACTACGTCGAGGCGCTGACCGACGCGATGGAAGAGCGAGTGGTCGAGATCATGGACGACCTCGAGCGCCAGGGCGGCATGGTCAAGGCCATCGAGGAGGGCGTACTGCAGCGGATGATCTCCGAGCAGG
- a CDS encoding enoyl-CoA hydratase/isomerase family protein produces the protein MEPGVRVDLEAGVAVVTIDRPDVRNAIGFATMDELARALDRVLASDAAVLVLRGGGDRAFVSGGDIKELDRLRTHDDALAMARRMRRLLDRVADLPIPVLAALNGHALGGGAEVAIAADIRIAADDVRIGFNQVSLGIMPAWGGAERLAATIGRGRALLAIATGELYGALDAQRLGLVDVVVPRATFEDDWRALAARMAATAPGATRAVKSVIAAAVPAVHAELAAGATDAFARLWTADAHWAAVDALQQRRTDVTRGTPFPRTDR, from the coding sequence GTGGAGCCGGGCGTGCGGGTCGACCTCGAGGCGGGCGTCGCCGTCGTGACGATCGACCGGCCCGACGTCCGTAACGCGATCGGGTTCGCCACGATGGACGAGCTGGCCCGCGCACTCGACCGGGTGCTCGCGTCGGACGCCGCGGTGCTCGTCCTGCGGGGCGGCGGGGACCGCGCGTTCGTCTCCGGCGGGGACATCAAGGAGCTCGACCGCCTCCGCACGCACGACGACGCGCTCGCGATGGCGCGCCGGATGCGTCGCCTCCTCGATCGCGTCGCGGACCTTCCGATCCCGGTGCTCGCGGCGCTGAACGGTCACGCGCTCGGCGGCGGCGCCGAGGTCGCCATCGCGGCCGACATCCGGATCGCCGCCGACGACGTGAGGATCGGGTTCAACCAGGTGAGCCTCGGGATCATGCCGGCGTGGGGTGGTGCCGAGCGGCTCGCGGCGACGATCGGACGCGGGCGCGCGCTCCTCGCGATCGCGACCGGCGAGCTGTACGGCGCGCTCGACGCCCAACGCCTCGGGCTCGTGGACGTCGTCGTCCCGCGCGCGACCTTCGAGGACGACTGGCGCGCGCTCGCAGCCCGCATGGCGGCGACGGCGCCAGGCGCGACCCGGGCCGTGAAGTCGGTGATCGCGGCGGCGGTCCCGGCGGTCCACGCGGAGCTCGCCGCCGGCGCGACCGACGCGTTCGCACGCCTGTGGACGGCGGACGCGCACTGGGCCGCGGTCGACGCGCTGCAGCAGCGGCGGACGGACGTCACGCGCGGAACGCCGTTTCCGCGGACGGACCGCTGA
- a CDS encoding TetR/AcrR family transcriptional regulator, producing MAEPEAAEDANQPAWRERAVSRSLNAARSRAERRVQRFLDAAFELIDEKGTTEFTIQEVLDRSKQSLRGFYQYFDGKDELLLALFEETLQETTEDLARVVESESDPMERLRAFTIRLHEWCDPTETPRKRGTHNRRPIMEFSVQLSFNHPERVNAAMAPISQMLTELLDDAKAAGAVHVDDTRRAAALMEQTVIYSWFGNRLVANPRLRLTADDTWEFCLHGLGA from the coding sequence ATGGCAGAACCCGAAGCAGCGGAAGATGCGAACCAGCCCGCGTGGCGTGAGCGTGCGGTCTCACGCAGCCTGAACGCGGCCCGGTCCCGCGCCGAGCGCCGGGTCCAGCGGTTCCTGGACGCCGCGTTCGAGCTGATCGACGAGAAGGGCACGACCGAGTTCACGATCCAGGAGGTCCTGGACCGGTCGAAGCAGTCGCTGCGCGGCTTCTACCAGTACTTCGACGGCAAGGACGAGCTCCTCCTCGCGCTGTTCGAGGAGACGCTGCAGGAGACGACCGAGGACCTGGCCCGGGTCGTGGAGTCCGAGTCCGACCCGATGGAACGGCTGCGCGCGTTCACGATCCGGCTGCACGAGTGGTGCGACCCGACCGAGACGCCCCGCAAGCGGGGCACGCACAACCGCCGCCCGATCATGGAGTTCTCCGTCCAGCTCTCGTTCAACCATCCCGAGCGCGTGAACGCGGCGATGGCACCGATCTCGCAGATGCTCACGGAGCTGCTCGACGACGCCAAGGCGGCCGGCGCCGTCCACGTCGACGACACACGGCGCGCGGCCGCGCTGATGGAGCAGACCGTCATCTACAGCTGGTTCGGCAACCGGCTCGTCGCGAACCCGCGCCTGCGCCTCACCGCCGACGACACTTGGGAGTTCTGCCTGCACGGCCTCGGGGCGTGA
- a CDS encoding amidohydrolase family protein, translated as MISVDDHVVEPPDLWQDRLPARMREKGPRVERARWGDFSLDVGASYKQEMTEDGAWGDYWLYEDRLIYVHKRHVAIPLDATPDGDVSRFDRSRMFIGALTYDEMRPGCYDPKARVEDLAMCGVDGSLAFPTFPRFCGQTFMEGSDHELGLECVKAYNDWMIEDWCGQSDGHLIPLCLIPLWDVDLAVAEVQRNAARGARAICFSEIPTHLGLPSIHTGYWDPLFAVCEETRTTLCMHIGSSSKMPAASPDAPPSTDIMLSFNNSMASLADYFFSGVLVRYPELKLAYSEGQIGWIPYALERADNTWEYHSNWTRAKETIPEPPSTYYRGRIFGCFTNDLHGISSIDEVGEDNICFETDYPHTDTTWPFVREEVERLTKSLTDEQRYKVLRGNAIRMLDLDWD; from the coding sequence ATGATCAGCGTCGACGACCACGTCGTCGAGCCGCCCGACCTCTGGCAGGACCGCCTGCCCGCGCGCATGCGCGAGAAGGGACCCCGGGTCGAGCGCGCGCGCTGGGGCGACTTCTCGCTCGACGTCGGCGCGTCGTACAAGCAGGAGATGACCGAGGACGGCGCGTGGGGCGACTACTGGCTCTACGAGGACCGTCTGATCTACGTGCACAAGCGCCACGTCGCGATCCCGCTCGACGCGACCCCCGACGGTGACGTCTCGCGCTTCGACCGGTCGCGCATGTTCATCGGCGCGCTCACGTACGACGAGATGCGCCCCGGGTGCTACGACCCGAAGGCGCGCGTCGAGGACCTCGCGATGTGCGGCGTCGACGGCTCGCTCGCGTTCCCGACCTTCCCACGCTTCTGCGGCCAGACGTTCATGGAGGGCTCGGACCACGAGCTCGGTCTCGAGTGCGTCAAGGCCTACAACGACTGGATGATCGAGGACTGGTGCGGCCAGTCCGACGGTCACCTGATCCCGTTGTGCCTCATTCCACTGTGGGACGTCGACCTCGCGGTCGCCGAGGTCCAGCGCAACGCGGCACGCGGCGCGCGTGCGATCTGCTTCAGCGAGATCCCCACGCACCTCGGCCTGCCGAGCATCCACACCGGCTACTGGGACCCGCTGTTCGCGGTGTGCGAGGAGACCCGCACCACGCTGTGCATGCACATCGGGTCGTCGTCGAAGATGCCGGCGGCGTCGCCGGACGCGCCGCCGTCGACGGACATCATGCTGTCGTTCAACAACTCGATGGCGTCGCTCGCCGACTACTTCTTCTCCGGCGTGCTCGTGCGGTACCCGGAGCTGAAGCTCGCGTACTCGGAGGGCCAGATCGGTTGGATCCCGTACGCGCTCGAGCGCGCGGACAACACCTGGGAGTACCACTCCAACTGGACGCGCGCGAAGGAGACGATCCCGGAGCCGCCGTCGACGTACTACCGGGGCCGGATCTTCGGGTGCTTCACGAACGACCTGCACGGCATCTCGTCGATCGACGAGGTCGGCGAGGACAACATCTGCTTCGAGACCGACTACCCGCACACCGACACGACGTGGCCCTTCGTGCGCGAGGAGGTCGAGCGGCTGACGAAGTCGCTGACCGACGAGCAGCGCTACAAGGTGCTGCGCGGGAACGCGATCCGCATGCTCGATCTCGACTGGGACTGA
- a CDS encoding nuclear transport factor 2 family protein, with amino-acid sequence MVEIHALCARYMMLTSQFVQDRWLEVFTPDGEYNAFGTPYTLERFPALLAAAPRGQFIGNMPVVELDGDTASGMQHFVFIDQTTHAMRLGWYNDQYVRTSDGWRIRRRSTTFMRKHGGFDSGRQHDPLADAQ; translated from the coding sequence CTGGTCGAGATCCACGCGCTGTGTGCCCGCTACATGATGCTCACCAGCCAGTTCGTGCAGGACCGGTGGCTGGAGGTGTTCACGCCGGACGGTGAGTACAACGCGTTCGGCACGCCGTACACGCTGGAGCGGTTCCCCGCGCTCCTGGCCGCGGCGCCTCGCGGGCAGTTCATCGGGAACATGCCGGTCGTCGAGCTCGACGGCGACACCGCGTCCGGCATGCAGCACTTCGTCTTCATCGACCAGACGACGCATGCGATGCGGCTCGGTTGGTACAACGACCAGTACGTCCGCACGAGCGACGGCTGGCGCATCCGCCGTCGCTCGACGACGTTCATGCGCAAGCACGGCGGCTTCGACTCGGGCCGTCAGCACGACCCGCTCGCCGACGCCCAGTAG
- a CDS encoding beta-ketoacyl-ACP synthase 3 has product MSARTLRADAGDIDRAGTSGMSQVEATPQRDAIVPPTTVADTRSRCFAPRPGAAPMLGTIRGLGAALPDGVLANPELERRFALPPDWIVERCGINERRTGGDVASLASEAAARALGDHAADDVDLLILATSTSDVRLPATAADVARRVGLGCATFDLNAACTGFVYALLSAYGFLAIGASNVLVVGADVMTSIVDPADCSTAILFGDGAGAVLVSNDGRADGSALLGWHASTEPAAYDLLCARHDGPIVMDGRAVFRFAVRTMVESASRAMTAAGVTADEIALFVPHQANTRIIAAGCERLGIDAHRTATTLATTGNTSAGSVPIALCAALDGRDLTPGDLVLLTGFGAGMTAATAVIRW; this is encoded by the coding sequence GTGTCCGCCCGAACGCTGCGTGCCGACGCGGGTGACATCGATCGAGCGGGGACGTCGGGGATGAGCCAGGTCGAGGCCACACCGCAACGCGACGCGATCGTGCCGCCCACGACCGTGGCGGACACGCGGTCGCGTTGCTTCGCGCCGCGGCCGGGAGCAGCCCCGATGCTCGGCACGATCCGCGGTCTCGGCGCGGCACTTCCCGACGGCGTGCTCGCGAATCCCGAGCTCGAGCGCCGGTTCGCGTTGCCTCCCGACTGGATCGTCGAACGCTGCGGGATCAACGAACGGCGCACCGGTGGCGACGTCGCGTCGCTCGCGAGCGAGGCCGCCGCGCGCGCGCTCGGAGATCACGCTGCCGACGACGTCGACCTCCTCATCCTCGCGACGTCGACATCCGACGTGCGCCTGCCCGCGACCGCGGCCGACGTCGCCCGTCGCGTCGGCCTCGGTTGCGCGACGTTCGACCTCAACGCGGCGTGCACCGGCTTCGTCTACGCGCTGCTGAGCGCGTACGGGTTCCTCGCGATCGGTGCGAGCAACGTCCTCGTCGTGGGCGCGGACGTCATGACGAGCATCGTCGACCCCGCCGACTGCAGCACCGCGATCCTGTTCGGCGACGGCGCGGGCGCCGTGCTGGTGTCGAACGACGGTCGTGCCGACGGCAGCGCGCTCCTCGGCTGGCACGCGAGCACCGAACCCGCGGCGTATGACCTGTTGTGCGCGCGCCACGACGGCCCGATCGTGATGGACGGGCGCGCCGTGTTCCGCTTCGCTGTGCGCACGATGGTCGAGTCCGCGTCGCGCGCGATGACGGCTGCCGGCGTGACCGCCGATGAGATCGCGCTGTTCGTCCCGCACCAGGCGAACACGCGGATCATCGCCGCGGGCTGCGAGCGCCTCGGGATCGACGCGCACCGGACCGCGACGACGCTCGCGACCACGGGCAACACGTCGGCCGGCTCGGTGCCGATCGCGCTGTGCGCGGCGCTCGACGGGCGCGACCTCACGCCGGGCGACCTCGTGCTGCTGACCGGCTTCGGCGCGGGGATGACGGCCGCGACCGCCGTCATCCGTTGGTGA
- a CDS encoding PHB depolymerase family esterase produces MTRVTSRCEPSLASGTYTFDGRAYRVAMPRAGGSRHPLIVLFHGFASSKEAIDADTGMEQAGTARGFVVVTPDGTGTPRTWRFLGPGSADDYAFADALVRDVTSHACIDPHHVYAAGHSAGSAFTGFLVCHPPFRFAAVAMVEATIPSTCPANVTYGVISVHGTADPVVLYDGGLGIGQTVPIPPVKQTIAALATRNHCATPPVDGTQAPGVTRLRYAGCPPGRDVELLSVVGGGHPWAGGLQATSTERQVPGAQYRVTDAILDFLTRQ; encoded by the coding sequence GTGACGCGGGTGACGAGCAGGTGCGAGCCGTCGCTCGCGTCCGGCACGTACACGTTCGACGGCCGCGCGTACCGGGTCGCGATGCCGCGCGCGGGCGGGTCGCGCCATCCGCTGATCGTCCTGTTCCACGGGTTCGCGTCGAGCAAGGAGGCGATCGACGCGGACACCGGCATGGAGCAGGCCGGCACGGCGCGCGGGTTCGTCGTCGTGACGCCCGACGGCACCGGGACGCCGCGCACGTGGCGGTTCCTCGGGCCGGGAAGCGCCGACGACTACGCGTTCGCGGACGCGCTGGTGCGCGACGTCACGTCGCACGCGTGCATCGATCCCCACCACGTCTACGCCGCCGGTCATTCCGCCGGGTCCGCGTTCACCGGCTTCCTCGTCTGCCACCCGCCGTTCCGGTTCGCGGCGGTCGCGATGGTCGAGGCGACGATCCCCTCGACGTGCCCGGCGAACGTGACGTACGGGGTGATCTCCGTGCACGGGACCGCCGACCCCGTCGTGCTCTACGACGGTGGCCTCGGGATCGGTCAGACGGTGCCCATCCCGCCCGTGAAGCAGACGATCGCCGCGCTCGCGACGCGCAACCACTGCGCGACGCCGCCGGTGGACGGGACGCAGGCGCCCGGCGTGACCCGCCTGCGGTACGCCGGGTGCCCACCCGGCCGGGACGTCGAGCTGCTCTCGGTCGTCGGCGGCGGGCATCCGTGGGCCGGCGGGCTGCAGGCGACCTCGACGGAGCGGCAGGTGCCCGGCGCGCAGTACCGAGTGACCGACGCGATCCTCGATTTCCTTACTCGCCAGTAG
- a CDS encoding sigma-70 family RNA polymerase sigma factor yields the protein MQPPDHTGTGVDDPRFGALWAAHRRRMLDLAFRMLLDVRDAEDVVQESFARLARTDIEHLDDPEAWLVVVTGRLCLDRLRARRRNPTDLVDVSGDPRGVPDVHTPEPSEHIALVDNVTMAMHAVLALLSPAERTSFVLHDVFQYDFDEVAAIVGRSPAACRQLASRARRRLRAESTTGRFPVDSALQRQVGERFVEACTNGDVDALLRLLDPSVHGDGDVGAHRVGAHDVAQNILRYLGPGVRPTLLHMPVGDRVGIVALQEHQVLALVLLTLDDGRVVHVHALAGPGPRAAVGAALGLG from the coding sequence ATGCAACCGCCGGATCACACGGGGACGGGCGTCGACGACCCGCGCTTCGGTGCGCTCTGGGCCGCGCACCGGCGCCGGATGCTCGATCTCGCCTTTCGCATGCTGCTCGACGTGCGCGACGCGGAAGACGTCGTGCAGGAGTCGTTTGCGCGTCTCGCACGGACCGACATCGAGCACCTCGACGATCCCGAGGCCTGGCTCGTGGTCGTCACCGGCCGGCTCTGCCTCGACCGTCTCCGCGCCCGGCGACGCAACCCGACCGACCTCGTCGACGTCTCGGGCGACCCGCGCGGCGTGCCCGACGTGCACACGCCCGAGCCGTCCGAGCACATCGCGCTCGTCGACAACGTGACGATGGCGATGCACGCGGTTCTCGCGCTGCTGAGCCCCGCGGAACGGACCTCGTTCGTCCTGCACGACGTGTTCCAGTACGACTTCGACGAGGTCGCCGCGATCGTCGGGCGCAGCCCGGCCGCGTGCCGGCAGCTCGCGAGCCGCGCCCGCCGGCGGCTGCGGGCCGAGTCGACGACGGGTCGCTTCCCGGTCGACTCCGCGTTGCAGCGGCAGGTCGGCGAACGGTTCGTCGAGGCGTGCACGAACGGTGACGTCGACGCGCTCCTCAGGTTGCTCGACCCGTCGGTCCACGGTGACGGCGATGTCGGCGCGCACCGCGTCGGCGCGCACGACGTCGCGCAGAACATCCTGCGCTACCTCGGGCCCGGCGTGCGCCCGACGTTGCTGCACATGCCCGTCGGCGACCGCGTCGGGATCGTCGCGCTGCAGGAGCACCAGGTTCTCGCGTTGGTCCTGCTGACCCTGGACGACGGTCGTGTCGTCCACGTCCACGCGCTCGCAGGCCCCGGCCCGCGCGCCGCGGTCGGTGCGGCGCTCGGCCTCGGATGA
- a CDS encoding hemerythrin domain-containing protein, with protein sequence MSKQMEGVDLTIMLASHDAFRRDVACFRDAAASDELPHRAWDVFTRQLHFHHTSEDDLVWPAVRDRLEPLTGEVPVLAQMVDEHARIEPLLAAVERARATGGHPLAAALDELAASLDAHLAHEERDALPLIQASFSPEEWGQVGAQIQARMGADDAAEFFPWLLAGADPQRTNDVLGMLPPPVRETYENVWRPQYEERVGA encoded by the coding sequence ATGAGCAAGCAGATGGAAGGTGTCGACCTGACGATCATGCTCGCCTCGCACGACGCGTTCCGGCGTGACGTCGCCTGCTTCCGCGACGCCGCTGCGTCGGACGAGCTGCCGCACCGCGCATGGGACGTCTTCACACGGCAGCTGCACTTCCACCACACGAGCGAGGACGACCTCGTCTGGCCGGCGGTGCGCGACCGTCTCGAGCCGCTCACGGGCGAGGTCCCGGTGCTCGCGCAGATGGTCGACGAGCACGCCCGCATCGAGCCGCTCCTCGCCGCCGTCGAGCGGGCGCGCGCGACGGGCGGACACCCGCTGGCCGCCGCGCTCGACGAGCTCGCCGCGAGCCTCGACGCCCACCTCGCGCACGAGGAGCGCGACGCGCTCCCGCTGATCCAGGCGAGCTTCTCACCCGAGGAGTGGGGTCAGGTCGGCGCGCAGATCCAGGCGCGGATGGGCGCAGACGACGCGGCGGAGTTCTTCCCGTGGCTGCTCGCGGGCGCCGACCCGCAGCGGACGAACGACGTCCTCGGGATGCTGCCTCCGCCGGTGCGCGAGACGTACGAGAACGTGTGGCGCCCGCAGTACGAGGAGCGCGTGGGCGCGTGA
- a CDS encoding ABC transporter permease — MTAVTTDVTRDARAAAPKIAAGTGAGFLTATGQAARRTVLQYLRTPQLVVLPTITGALFLFIFRYIFGGAIHAGRAVDYVDFLVPGFLATVALWTGMNAPAGIAEDAASGVHDRFRSLPIPRAAVMAGRSLADGALSSWVLLVAALLGFAVGFRTDAALGAVVLAFALMLVATYAFTWLFIGLGLLAGNAQAAQGTASLLVIPITFLSSAYVPVSSMPGWMQPFAANQPVTVLINGVRSLMLGGANVAGVGHTTTYWVVLSLAWLAGIFAVSCCFAVTRFARTR, encoded by the coding sequence ATGACCGCCGTCACCACCGACGTCACACGCGACGCGCGCGCCGCTGCACCGAAGATCGCAGCGGGGACCGGCGCGGGCTTCCTCACCGCGACCGGACAGGCGGCGCGACGCACCGTGCTGCAGTACCTGCGCACGCCGCAGCTCGTCGTCCTGCCGACGATCACCGGCGCGCTCTTCCTGTTCATCTTCCGCTACATCTTCGGCGGCGCGATCCACGCCGGTCGCGCGGTCGACTACGTGGACTTCCTCGTCCCCGGGTTCCTCGCGACGGTCGCGCTGTGGACGGGGATGAACGCACCGGCCGGGATCGCGGAGGACGCGGCGAGCGGCGTGCACGACCGGTTCCGGTCGCTCCCGATCCCACGCGCCGCCGTCATGGCCGGCCGCTCGCTCGCGGACGGCGCGCTGTCCTCGTGGGTGCTGCTCGTCGCCGCGCTGCTCGGCTTCGCTGTCGGGTTCCGCACCGACGCCGCGCTCGGCGCGGTCGTGCTCGCCTTCGCGCTCATGCTCGTCGCCACCTACGCGTTCACGTGGCTGTTCATCGGTCTCGGGCTGCTCGCCGGCAACGCGCAGGCGGCCCAGGGCACGGCGTCGCTGCTCGTCATCCCGATCACGTTCCTGTCGAGCGCGTACGTGCCCGTGAGCTCGATGCCGGGATGGATGCAGCCGTTCGCGGCCAACCAACCGGTCACCGTGCTGATCAATGGCGTGCGCAGCCTGATGCTCGGCGGCGCCAACGTCGCCGGCGTCGGTCACACGACGACGTACTGGGTCGTGCTCAGCCTCGCCTGGCTCGCCGGCATCTTCGCCGTGTCGTGCTGCTTCGCCGTCACGCGTTTCGCCCGCACCCGCTGA
- a CDS encoding ATP-binding cassette domain-containing protein, whose protein sequence is MTAIIETEGLVKRFGDVQALAGLDVRAESGRVTALLGPNGAGKTTFVNAVATLVRPDAGVLRVAGIDVGRDPRRVREVIGLAGQYASVEPAMTGRENVELVARMFGLDRRAARAAAQAVLERLALDDAADRLVRTYSGGMRRRLDLGASLVGRPRLLLLDEPTTGLDPRGRAELWNAIRNLVADGVDVLLTTQYLEEADQLARDVVIVNHGRVIDAGTPDELKDRAGRDVIEVRPRGAGDLPAVEELLTSVARETPTSDADTQRVSVPTDGGAAQLAVVVRLLDERGIAIDDVGLRRPSLDEVFLALTGQPIGTSGPDPDDSAADAA, encoded by the coding sequence ATGACCGCGATCATCGAGACGGAAGGACTGGTCAAGCGCTTCGGCGACGTGCAGGCCCTCGCGGGGCTCGACGTGAGGGCCGAGTCGGGACGCGTCACCGCGCTGCTCGGCCCGAACGGCGCGGGCAAGACGACCTTTGTCAACGCCGTCGCGACGCTCGTCCGCCCCGACGCGGGTGTGCTGCGCGTCGCGGGCATCGACGTAGGACGCGACCCCCGACGCGTGCGCGAGGTCATCGGCCTGGCGGGGCAGTACGCATCGGTCGAGCCCGCGATGACCGGACGCGAGAACGTCGAGCTCGTCGCGCGGATGTTCGGCCTGGATCGCCGCGCGGCCCGGGCCGCGGCTCAGGCGGTGCTGGAGCGTCTTGCGCTGGACGACGCGGCCGACCGTCTGGTCCGGACGTACTCGGGCGGGATGCGCCGGCGACTCGACCTCGGCGCCAGTCTCGTCGGCCGGCCGCGCCTGCTCCTGCTCGACGAGCCGACGACCGGCCTCGACCCGCGGGGCCGCGCCGAGCTCTGGAACGCGATCCGCAACCTCGTCGCGGACGGCGTCGACGTGCTGCTGACGACCCAGTACCTCGAGGAGGCGGACCAGCTCGCGCGTGACGTCGTGATCGTCAACCACGGGCGGGTCATCGACGCGGGAACCCCGGACGAGCTGAAGGACCGTGCCGGGCGCGACGTGATCGAGGTCCGTCCGCGGGGCGCGGGCGACCTGCCGGCCGTCGAGGAGCTGCTGACGTCCGTCGCGCGCGAGACACCGACGTCGGACGCCGACACGCAACGGGTCTCGGTCCCGACCGACGGCGGTGCCGCGCAGCTCGCGGTCGTCGTGCGCCTTCTCGACGAGCGAGGGATCGCGATCGACGACGTCGGCCTGCGCCGGCCGTCGCTCGACGAGGTGTTCCTCGCGCTCACCGGACAGCCGATCGGGACGTCCGGTCCCGATCCCGACGACTCCGCCGCGGACGCGGCCTGA